In the genome of Vespa crabro chromosome 1, iyVesCrab1.2, whole genome shotgun sequence, the window TTACGGCCTCTCGTTGCTTCTTGACCTTAAGATATCCCAAGATCGAGACGAGTAGAAGAAAGACGACGAATCCCATACAGCAGCCAACTATGAGACCAAGTCTTCTCGTGAGAAAACTGCTGACACCACCCATGTCTCCCATAGAAGAACCATCGCTACTTATCACTGCGTTCTGTGTTTCCAAAGTCTTTACTTCGGTGCAGCGGCTCGTAGGTGAATCCTCCATTTGTGTTACTGGCGTTGATTCGATCAGTTCGTCCTTCGAAATATTCAGATGGCTCACAACCATCTCCTCGTTGAGATTTGTCAACCAGTTGCCTAGCCCAAATACGCAGATCTGATAGCGAGTGTTGGGCATCAATTTGGAAAGTTTTATCGAACGGGCATTCGGCTCTAGAATTTTTCCGTGGacctgaaaaaaaagagatcattTGGATGTCAGACAAAACGATCGTCGAGAAGTTGTTTAAATTGGGTTCTATTGTTTAACCAAAATACTATGTTGTTATTCTCCATTATCGTCCTTTTTTAAACTCTATCTCTACAATTTATAgcattcctatatatatatgtaaatatgcgcgtttatgtgtgtatacatacaagCACAAAAGGTTGATGGGGTAAACAGGACTGGACGTGTGATGTTATCGAATCGTCGCGAAAACTTCAATGTTTTGTACGGCGATCGCGTCCAACTTTTATTAGCCATCCGTAGAAAGCGACTGTCTTTCGTGGGTTAAACACACAGGGGACACTGTTTGGTTGGCGATTCTTTTTATTGCGGTAACACAGGTCAGTGTGGACCAAAGTAATATCGCGGTAGAATAAAACTagggagaaatagagaagagagagagagagagagagagagagggagagagagagaggaaagagagagaaaaaagagagagagagagaggaaagagagagagagatagagagagaaaagggataaAACACAAGCTTTTACTACCTCGTCGACGTTGTCCAGAGCATGATAAGCGACCTGGTACCCTCGTAGCCCGGAGTGATTTCTACTCTGCCAGGACACCAACACTGAGAATGGCTGTATATCCTGGATCGCGAGTTTTAGGACCAACGGCGCGGAGCAGAAAGCATGCGGATCGAGGTCGAGGAAAACCAGGCCACGCAATTCTGGCGGTTGTTCGCACTTTAGCAATCCGCTTTCCACGTCGTTCATTCGcataccaccaccaccacgaTTTCGGCTCACGCCACCACCTACCAGCTTTTGATGGTCCCGTAACCATTCCCAAAGCTCCTGGGATTCGCAGTCACAGTGTAGAGGATTTTCTGTAGAAATTGCGATCGGCCACGATTAAAGTATTGATCGTACCAAAggttaatgaaaaattcaagGTACGAATTAAACGTATTTACCTTCAGCCCTTAAGCTCCGTATCTGTGTTTCCAGTGGACGAAAGGCATTTAGTGGTAAATTGGCTAAGAAATTTCTGCTGAGATCCAAAATCCGTAGTTTCTTTAAACGTTTGAATGCGTCTGGCGATATCGAGGATATCCAGTTACCGTAAAGATGTAGTTCCGCGAGATTCTCCAGATGCTGGAATGTGCTCTTTCCTACGTTACTGATCTGATTGTAAGAGAGGTCGAGTATTTGAAGTGCCTTCAAATCCGGCGGGAAATCTTCGAGATCCTTCAAACGGTTGTGCGTCAGATTGAGTAGTCTCAGATGTTCTAAACCCTTCAATCTCTCCTGAGGTAAGAGTTCCAGTTGGTTGATACTGAGATCCAAAGTGAGGAGATTTGATAGACTGCGAAAAGCGCTTGGCGACACTCTAGAAATCATGTTACTGCCCATGAAGAGATGCATCAGAGCGGGAAAGGCCTCGAAATCTTGGCTGGTAACAATGGTGAGATTCGTCCCAGAAATGTGGATCTCTTGAAGAGCCGGGTATCTTGCCTCGGAACTTATTTCGTGTATTCTGATGAGAGGATTGGCAGTGACGTTGAGCCAGGCAAGATTCGGTATATTCTGAGCGGAGAGTGCGACCGCTGGTATCTGTCGAAACTTGTTCACGGCTAATTCAACTTTACGTAAGAGATTCGATCGAGCGAAGAAGTTAGCCGGAAGGGCGGTCAAATGATTGTGACTAAGATCTACGGATATCAAACGAGACAAGTTTACTGCCGCGAAACCAGAGAGGGTCGTGATGTAATTACTACGTAGATCGAGTTCTCGTAAACTGGTCAATCCGTTTAAACGCGACATATCCACGTGGTCTATTTCATTGTTTGCGAGTGAGAGAAACTCGATGGTACTAGCGTTTGCAAGAACTTCGTACGGAATCTCTATGAATCTATTCCCGTCTAGTTTGACCTCCTTCAGCGAATCCAATTCAAGGAAGAGAACAGGCGGTAAAATTTTAAGGAAATTGTTACTTAGTAACAACTTGGccagatttttatttttcgaaaataattcggCCGGCATTCGATGGATTTGTGCAGAATCCATGGCAAGGTGTTGAAGGGACGGTAAACCGTCCAATGAGTTCCCACTGATTTGACTAAAATTATTGTAGGATATCCTGAGGATCCTCAATCCCGGTATGTCCAATCTGTCTAAAGCCGTGGCAGTGAGGTGATTATGTTCAAGATTAAgttcataaagattatttaatCCTCTGAAGGCACCGTTTTCGATTAAACTAACCGTACAATTCTTCAGATTCAAAGTTCTAATAGGTAGACCTTCCTGGAAAATCTTATCGTGCAATACGTTTAGATTGTTGTTAGCAAGATCCAGTATACGCAGTCGTTTTAGAGCTGTTAACGCGTAGGGATCCAATCGTCGAAGACCGTTGTCCTGCAAATAGAGTTCTTCGAGTTCATGCAATTCAGAAAAAGTTCTCACGGTGACGTGACTCAATCGATTCATGCTAAGTTCGAGGAATTTTAAAGCTTGCATTGGTTGAAAAGCGGTATCCTCTATTCGTGAAATCGAGTTGTTCGTGAGATAGAGTCGCTCGACCAAAAGAAGATCTCTGAAAAGTGGAGCCTGGAGGCGCGTCAATCTATTGTGTCCTAACCACATGATTCTAACAGAGGCTTGACCTCTTAGAGAATCATTGTGCAGTACACCGAGTCCATTGTTATCCAGTTGTATGGATACCAAAGAACTTCCGGTATTTCCATTTTGTCCGATTTCGTTTGACACTTGAAATACATCTCCCAAGACTGCTAATAAATTCCCTTGGAGATTAACGTGCTGAAGACTATGTAAAGATCGTAAAGCACCAGTCTCCATGTCTGTTATCGCGTTATTTTGAAGATGAAGCTCTAAAAGAGACGGTAAAGGAGCAAAGACTCCTCTCTTAACTTCTGTAATTTGATTGTCTTGCAGCCGAAGTTCTCTCAATTGCTTCGCCTTCGCGAACGTTCCTACTTCCAATTCCCGTATGTTGTTACCGTCCAAAGAGAGAGTCGATAGATTCTCGCAATGCTCGAGAAAGTCCCTCGGTACTTTCTCGATGTAATTACCGCTTAGATGAAGTTGGGCCAACTGACCGAGGGTTACCAAGCCTCTAGCGTCGATCCTTCTAATAGCATTCTGTTGAAGATACACGACTGAGAGACTGGTACTACCAGCGAATGTTTCTGCTGGTATCtccaatatattattttccgcTAGAAAGAGTTCTTTTAATTCTGGCAATCTTGAGAATACACCACGTATATAGTGTATGTGATTATGGCTGAGATCAATGGACCTGAGCTTCTGATTGGCACGAAATGTAGCAACGTCTAAGAATACGATCTTGTTGTGACTAAGATCGATAGACTCGAGATCTATCAAAGATATAAAGGCGTCTTTGTCGACTGACTCAACAGCATTGTAGTAGAGCGAAAGAGTCCTTAAAGACGGACAACAACGGAAACAGTTCAGAGGTATATTCTTGAAATTGTTGCTGCTGAGATCAAGAAAATTTAATGCGTCAAGTCGCGAGTATCCATCTTCGGGTAACTGTGCGACCTCGTTCCACGCGAGTTTCAATGATGTTAAGTGTTCCAACCTTCTAAGTGATGTCATAGGAAACATCCTGATCTTATTCTCTGCCATATCAAGATCTTTTAACGTATCCTCCAAGCCGGCGAATGCGTACTCTGAGATTCTGACTATTTGATTTCCCTTTAAATTCagttttatcaatgataagCTGTAAAAGCTGAAACTCGGTAGTTCATGAATAAGATTAGCCTCGAGATCGAGGATCTTCAAGCGTCTCAACGTGGACATCGCTTTTTGAGGTACTCGTGGTAGTCGACCGGACACGAGAGCCAACGATTCCAAGCTCTTGCCCAATCGTACGAAAGCCTCCTCGCTGATTTCACGAATCGCCGAGTGTGAGATCTGTAAGTGTCTAATTTGCGAGCCCAATGGAAAAGCTTGGGGTCGGAGTTCCTCCACCTTTCGATCCAGCTCGTAGACACTTAATGATTGGACGAACGTTCCTAAATCAGAGTATCAGTATAAAgtatttcgattaatcgaaattCGATCCTTGATATAATCTCTTTTCAAACAAAAGTTAGAAAACCAAAAGTTTAActtaaatttgatatttgaaataaatagaaaagtagGCTTAGTTACCTTCTGGTCCAGCAGCTTGTATAACACTGGACAAGGCATTCCTGAGGGACTCTTCGGTGGCACCAGCACATTCGAGAAAGAGGCCGTCTTCGAAATTGTAACACGGACATCCTGGTATTGTTTCCGGCGGTGGGCACCTGGCGCTTTTTGCTTCCTGTGTCGCCATACAGGCCGCCAGGACCACCGAATAAAGGATTCGGAAACCGTCCCGTCGACGATCACTTCGTTGTTGTTTCTTGGACGATTCTTTGCCGATCGACGTACTCGTTTTACTCGCTGGCGAATCCCAGCGCTTTCGTTTCGTATGCGGCCTCGTCGTccacatattattattatcgcgcCACTTCGGTCCCTTCTCGTTCCGATTCGTTCATTGTTCCTTGATTCGCCTGACTCTGAAACATACggttgaaataaattaataagctTTACGAAGAgcagatattaaaaatatttagattgTTCGCAATTTTGAAATGTTTTCATATAGTGACAATTCATAGGATTATCATTCGCCAATTAAACTTTTATCGGTTAACTTTTTACTATTCTAATGCTTATTGAGTTAGATAGTTacgttgaatttaatttaagatgaATTTGACAATTCGACTTGAACTATCtaatattggaaaatatttctcttggATTTGTTATCTCACGACTAGTCTAGACATACTATACGGTGataaagatggaaagagaaacataaaataaatatggtGAGGAAGTATTTTTTTTAGCAGTATGTCACGTGCACGGCCAcggagagaataaaaagtagCCCGATAGGTGCGTAGTTGCGCTTTAGATTACAAGCGACCGAACGTTTGCGGGGATAACTTACTTTGTTAGGGGTTGCACTTGATACGAGGTAATGGTAGGTCGTGCACCGTCCGTCGCgtagaaaaatcaatattcgCGTTACTTCTAGTTCCTCGTCCTCTCGTAATAAATTTCACTTCTTTACGGAAGTTCGTCGACATTCAACCACTCGCACGGAAACGAACAATCTTAAAAATAGTACACTGAttcatatttcttcttttactgaAGAGAACGATTAATCTAATAGAAGGAATGTTTAAATGAAGACGTCGATTGAACGAAAAgcaatggagaaagaaaaatgttttaacggaaaaattttatcgatcagAATGAGCCACGCCTTTTTCATAGCGTTAATATTCCCATTGTCGGACGTTCTTTGTTTGGGTTTGTACGTTGATTCGATAACTGTGTCCGCGTGGGAATTTTCAAATtggatgaaatataaaaatatttcaaataagtCAATGCGATATCGATGGAATGCTCCCGAAGCATCTCGACATCATAGACGAACGTGCGATGCGAGAGGATTTCCCAATGGGCACGCTGTCGAACATACTGcgagaaaaataagtaaaaacgAATGACGAATGGAAAATCATTCGCTTTAGAAATTCAAAAACGATAGAGTGTAGGTAAGTGTGCTGTGTTTTCCGTTCAGCGCGATGTACAAAGTATGATGGCGTAGAATAAAGTATCCAACGGAAAAGCTTTATTCGAGTGAACCCGTTTCGAAGATACGAAGAGAAGGAACTTAAAAGCTACGTCACATTTTATGCACAATGGCGAAGGAAGTCGAACGCATCGATGGATACTTGACGGGGTTCTCTTTTATCGAACTGAACCACCGAAGCTCGTAATTTGGCTTTCCTCTTGTAGACTGTAAACGAGatcgatagataaagaaaggaaatatcgTAGTGTGCGTATATGTGAGTGCGCTAGAAGGAATTCTTGATAAGAAGGAATCATTGATAAGCAGTAGAATCTTTCAAAGGAAACTTTGCGTTCCAAGTCAAAAGTGAAcaatttctttgcttttttcttttggttttacCTTAAAACGAAAAACCTTGTTGTAGGGATTACATTCCAGAGTATTTTTCGGTTCGTGGCTTATACGAATAAGCATTCTctctcgtcatcgtcgttgtcgttctcGGGAAATAGCCACTTATGTTCGTTCTAGATATCGCATGCGTGAGGCGTGCGAGTATTGTACACTTCTCAGTATGAATACCTTGTTACATTGAGGAACGCAATAACGACGATGCGGTTATAGCGACGGAGTCGTGCTCACAAGCACTGCATACAATGCGTTGGAGCACTTCAAGTTTTCTGAACATCTCATAGCATAACGCCTGGCGAAAGCTGCGATGTGAAATGAGTGTGGAATTTTCTGTACGATACATTACGAAGAGACCGAGAGACGTTCTTGTTCGAGCGATTTTTCATCTTTGTCGGAGAAGTTAAtagatctttttaattatttttaaataagattaGATTGAAGAATAATAGTACTTGATATAAAGAAGTCTTTCATTTGATATGAAATGTATGATCATCTTTTTACTCcgtgtttaatattaatatttaatattaatattaagtgtttaagattaatatttaagtccgtgtttaatattaaacaagtttattattcattaaactTGATTCTCACTAGACGATATCAATGCTTCTCGCTAAACTGTACTTCCAATTTGATAGCCAATTTGGATCAAGTCAATTTAGAGACGAAATGTAGGAAACTCGCAagcgtacatacgtatgtaggGACGTATCAATCGCGTCGCTTAAGCGGAATCGACGCGGATCCGTATGGATCGGTCGGATAACCATCGATAGGTATTTCCTATGTGGCCGAGGACCAGCCTAACTCTCTCCGGCCAGAATGTTCTGCTCCATTACATAGTCGCAACGAAATTGAATTTCCTCAGCGTGACGTGGCTGATGTTGTGCTTCTCGCGCAATAACGA includes:
- the LOC124424580 gene encoding protein artichoke-like, with protein sequence MWTTRPHTKRKRWDSPASKTSTSIGKESSKKQQRSDRRRDGFRILYSVVLAACMATQEAKSARCPPPETIPGCPCYNFEDGLFLECAGATEESLRNALSSVIQAAGPEGTFVQSLSVYELDRKVEELRPQAFPLGSQIRHLQISHSAIREISEEAFVRLGKSLESLALVSGRLPRVPQKAMSTLRRLKILDLEANLIHELPSFSFYSLSLIKLNLKGNQIVRISEYAFAGLEDTLKDLDMAENKIRMFPMTSLRRLEHLTSLKLAWNEVAQLPEDGYSRLDALNFLDLSSNNFKNIPLNCFRCCPSLRTLSLYYNAVESVDKDAFISLIDLESIDLSHNKIVFLDVATFRANQKLRSIDLSHNHIHYIRGVFSRLPELKELFLAENNILEIPAETFAGSTSLSVVYLQQNAIRRIDARGLVTLGQLAQLHLSGNYIEKVPRDFLEHCENLSTLSLDGNNIRELEVGTFAKAKQLRELRLQDNQITEVKRGVFAPLPSLLELHLQNNAITDMETGALRSLHSLQHVNLQGNLLAVLGDVFQVSNEIGQNGNTGSSLVSIQLDNNGLGVLHNDSLRGQASVRIMWLGHNRLTRLQAPLFRDLLLVERLYLTNNSISRIEDTAFQPMQALKFLELSMNRLSHVTVRTFSELHELEELYLQDNGLRRLDPYALTALKRLRILDLANNNLNVLHDKIFQEGLPIRTLNLKNCTVSLIENGAFRGLNNLYELNLEHNHLTATALDRLDIPGLRILRISYNNFSQISGNSLDGLPSLQHLAMDSAQIHRMPAELFSKNKNLAKLLLSNNFLKILPPVLFLELDSLKEVKLDGNRFIEIPYEVLANASTIEFLSLANNEIDHVDMSRLNGLTSLRELDLRSNYITTLSGFAAVNLSRLISVDLSHNHLTALPANFFARSNLLRKVELAVNKFRQIPAVALSAQNIPNLAWLNVTANPLIRIHEISSEARYPALQEIHISGTNLTIVTSQDFEAFPALMHLFMGSNMISRVSPSAFRSLSNLLTLDLSINQLELLPQERLKGLEHLRLLNLTHNRLKDLEDFPPDLKALQILDLSYNQISNVGKSTFQHLENLAELHLYGNWISSISPDAFKRLKKLRILDLSRNFLANLPLNAFRPLETQIRSLRAEENPLHCDCESQELWEWLRDHQKLVGGGVSRNRGGGGMRMNDVESGLLKCEQPPELRGLVFLDLDPHAFCSAPLVLKLAIQDIQPFSVLVSWQSRNHSGLRGYQVAYHALDNVDEVHGKILEPNARSIKLSKLMPNTRYQICVFGLGNWLTNLNEEMVVSHLNISKDELIESTPVTQMEDSPTSRCTEVKTLETQNAVISSDGSSMGDMGGVSSFLTRRLGLIVGCCMGFVVFLLLVSILGYLKVKKQREAVKRDQQPIPPEYISYRHFSIQSGEAGHAARQASQEGQHPSFISNVGNTTLNV